The following are encoded in a window of Anoplopoma fimbria isolate UVic2021 breed Golden Eagle Sablefish chromosome 3, Afim_UVic_2022, whole genome shotgun sequence genomic DNA:
- the zgc:113691 gene encoding uncharacterized protein zgc:113691 → MATSNGKGEKVSKFETLKLLEKCRKERDDAMQRESLLREKLRQNESRMRSTEAVRQKLKTLTTDNKELRKQVKALRSEIGLECSPKFNGKTTKDIINDMHEKDRECSSLVEKTGKLSLTIDDLTSELANTVTSKTLLEDQVQSLQQNLKDMTNNQRRLLKLWEDKKVQREQLALPAIAQKPVQKPFVHKAVQTEMSVGSSQKLPVNAFETKPFSRDHDKNLLDKHSFPAFGNGYHHDKKAFMHDETKGIKN, encoded by the coding sequence ATGGCTACTTCAAATGGGAAAGGTGAGAAAGTGTCCAAATTTGAGACATTGAAGCTTTTGGAGAAatgcagaaaagaaagagatgatgCCATGCAGAGAGAAAGTCTTCTCAGAGAGAAACTCAGACAGAATGAGTCGAGGATGCGCTCAACTGAGGCCGTGAGACAGAAACTGAAGACCTTGACTACGGACAACAAGGAGCTGAGGAAACAAGTGAAGGCTCTTCGTTCTGAGATTGGACTTGAGTGCAGCCCTAAATTCAATGGAAAGACCACAAAGGACATTATCAACGACATGCATGAAAAGGACCGTGAGTGCAGTTCCCTGGTGGAGAAGACCGGGAAACTGAGTCTGACCATTGATGATCTGACTTCAGAGTTGGCAAATACAGTCACCTCTAAAACACTTTTAGAGGATCAAGTGCAATCATTGCAGCAAAATCTCAAGGATATGACAAATAATCAACGCCGCTTGCTAAAGTTGTGGGAAGACAAGAAGGTTCAAAGGGAGCAGCTTGCTCTGCCTGCAATTGCCCAGAAACCTGTGCAGAAGCCATTCGTCCACAAAGCAGTTCAAACTGAGATGTCCGTTGGTTCATCGCAAAAGCTTCCAGTCAATGCTTTCGAGACCAAGCCATTCTCTCGGGACCATGACAAAAATCTTTTGGATAAACACAGTTTTCCAGCCTTTGGAAATGGCTATCATCATGACAAGAAGGCTTTCATGCATGATGAAACCAAAGGAATAAAGAATTGA